A stretch of Spirosoma oryzicola DNA encodes these proteins:
- a CDS encoding sugar phosphate isomerase/epimerase family protein produces MNLSNSSETSNREPSERDLSKLCVHTITTKPWPIEEAARRFSASGIGGITVWRDALAGRDIKQTGQLLRDQNLSIVSLCRGGFFPHTEAAGRQVAIDDNKRAVDEAFALGAPLIVLVCGADPGQSLSESRKQIQDGITAVLPYAEAAGVKLAIEPLHPMYADSRSAINTLHQANDMAEALHSPWVGVAVDVYHLWWDPTLEREITRCGKNKNLFAFHICDWKTPTTDFLNDRGLMGEGCINIRQIRGWVEATGFTGFSEVEIFSNRYWSEDQALFLEKIKHGYLHHS; encoded by the coding sequence ATGAACTTGAGTAATTCATCCGAAACGTCGAACCGCGAACCGTCGGAGCGTGACCTGTCGAAACTTTGCGTTCATACGATCACGACGAAGCCGTGGCCCATTGAGGAAGCCGCCCGTCGTTTTTCGGCGTCGGGTATTGGCGGCATTACCGTCTGGCGCGATGCACTGGCGGGTCGCGATATCAAGCAGACGGGCCAACTGTTGCGCGACCAAAACCTCAGCATCGTTTCGCTGTGCCGGGGTGGTTTCTTTCCGCATACCGAAGCCGCTGGCCGGCAAGTGGCGATTGACGATAACAAACGAGCCGTTGACGAAGCCTTTGCCCTGGGCGCGCCATTGATTGTGCTGGTTTGCGGGGCCGATCCGGGACAGTCGCTGAGCGAATCCAGAAAGCAGATTCAGGACGGAATTACTGCCGTTTTACCCTATGCCGAAGCCGCTGGCGTAAAGCTGGCGATTGAACCGTTGCATCCGATGTACGCCGATAGCCGCTCCGCCATCAACACCTTACACCAAGCGAACGACATGGCCGAAGCATTGCATTCACCCTGGGTTGGCGTCGCAGTCGATGTCTATCATCTGTGGTGGGACCCGACACTTGAAAGAGAAATTACCCGGTGCGGCAAAAACAAAAATCTGTTTGCTTTTCACATCTGCGATTGGAAAACGCCTACCACCGATTTTCTGAACGACCGGGGTCTTATGGGTGAGGGTTGCATCAATATCCGTCAGATTCGCGGCTGGGTTGAAGCCACGGGTTTTACGGGCTTTTCCGAAGTCGAGATCTTCTCCAATCGCTACTGGTCCGAAGATCAGGCCCTTTTTCTGGAAAAGATCAAGCATGGGTATCTGCATCATTCGTAG
- a CDS encoding heavy-metal-associated domain-containing protein, which translates to MLRNLFLTALTSLMLVGNLFAGAPTRDDKEKEVKIKTSAICGMCKSRIERNLGFEKGVKEADLDVKTKIVTIKYNPAKTDVAKLKANISKTGYDAEEVAADQASYNKLPGCCKKGSDMEQ; encoded by the coding sequence ATGTTACGTAACCTATTTCTGACCGCCCTGACCTCACTGATGCTCGTAGGTAATCTGTTCGCCGGGGCACCTACCCGCGACGACAAAGAGAAAGAAGTAAAGATCAAAACGTCGGCCATATGCGGTATGTGCAAATCGCGCATTGAGCGTAATCTTGGCTTTGAAAAAGGCGTTAAAGAAGCCGATCTCGACGTCAAAACAAAAATCGTGACGATCAAATACAACCCGGCTAAGACGGACGTTGCCAAACTGAAAGCAAACATCAGCAAAACGGGTTACGACGCAGAAGAAGTAGCGGCTGATCAGGCTAGTTATAACAAGCTGCCGGGCTGCTGCAAAAAAGGCAGTGACATGGAGCAATAA
- a CDS encoding TonB-dependent receptor, whose product MKFLFIGIAVLAMSPVLAQSDSTLSKPPVLSLIFGQETAIRGVVREVVNAKQVPLTGATVRWLGTSSGTVTDSLGRFSLPVHQTATQLIASYVGYQSDTLAVTNSSAELLITLRSERTLQEVTVSGSPGQIDRINPIQTELITQRTLAKAACCNLSESFETNASVSVSYSDAVTGSKQIQFLGLGGQYVQTNVENIPTVRGLATTFGLNYIPGTWITSIDVGKGAGSVVNGYESMSGQMNVELQKPDDKQTLFLNGYVNSFGRVEGNANWSKALSKKWSMGVLGHASTQRTEIDQNNDGFRDLPLYTQVNAINRYKYSSERFMAQFGVKALYEDRDGGQLSRSEQSGMAPRYSFLNTTKRLEFFSKTAKLYPDKPYKGLGLILNGVHHEQTARFGFSPYDGRQQTLYANLIYQTIIDNTNHSVKAGLSYLLDDYRENYKIIRTARTESVPGAFAEYTYIYPEKLTVVAGGRVDFHNLYGTQFTPRLHLKYNLSDNLTVRASAGRGFRVPNPFAENFGYLVSSRTVVLTESLRPEVSWNYGLGLTNDFQLFSKKASLTVDYFRTNFQNQLIVDLEHPRELYFYNLRGQSFANSFQVELNVQPTRRFDIKAAYRLFDVKQSMGAPFGEERLLPKMMVSRDRILLNAGYALPFDKWKVDATLQWNGPRRIPYLGEGYVHTGYENMPVTNAPGFYNLNAQVSRAFQSGWEIYLGGENLTGFRQQNPIVAPNDPFGPGFDAGSQVWGPITGQMVYAGFRFKPQI is encoded by the coding sequence GTTAGGTACATCATCCGGAACGGTTACCGATTCGCTTGGTCGTTTTTCGCTGCCCGTTCACCAAACGGCTACGCAGCTAATCGCTAGTTATGTTGGTTATCAATCGGATACACTCGCGGTTACGAATTCATCCGCTGAACTGCTGATTACGCTCCGCTCCGAAAGGACGTTGCAGGAAGTGACGGTTTCGGGCTCGCCGGGTCAGATCGACCGGATCAATCCCATTCAGACGGAGCTGATTACGCAACGAACACTCGCCAAAGCTGCCTGTTGCAATCTGTCGGAAAGTTTTGAGACCAACGCGTCGGTCAGTGTATCGTATAGTGATGCCGTTACCGGTTCCAAGCAAATTCAGTTTTTAGGATTGGGCGGTCAGTATGTACAAACAAACGTCGAGAATATACCGACGGTGCGGGGACTGGCAACGACCTTCGGGCTGAATTACATTCCGGGTACATGGATTACGAGCATCGACGTGGGGAAAGGAGCGGGCTCGGTCGTGAACGGCTACGAGTCGATGAGCGGTCAGATGAACGTCGAGTTGCAGAAGCCCGATGACAAGCAAACCCTTTTTCTGAACGGCTACGTAAACAGCTTCGGGCGAGTCGAGGGCAACGCCAACTGGTCAAAAGCATTGAGTAAAAAATGGAGTATGGGCGTGCTCGGACATGCCAGTACGCAGCGTACGGAAATTGATCAGAACAACGACGGATTCCGGGATTTACCGCTTTACACGCAGGTCAACGCCATCAATCGGTACAAGTACAGCAGCGAACGATTTATGGCGCAGTTTGGTGTCAAGGCGCTCTACGAAGACCGGGACGGTGGCCAATTGTCGCGCAGTGAACAGAGCGGAATGGCTCCCCGCTACAGTTTTCTGAATACGACGAAACGGCTGGAGTTTTTCTCGAAAACGGCCAAGCTGTACCCCGACAAACCGTACAAAGGCTTAGGGCTGATTCTGAACGGTGTTCACCACGAACAGACGGCTCGTTTCGGGTTTTCGCCTTACGACGGTCGGCAGCAGACGTTGTACGCCAATCTGATCTACCAGACGATTATTGATAATACAAACCACAGCGTCAAAGCAGGACTGAGTTATCTGCTGGACGATTACCGCGAAAATTATAAAATCATTCGTACCGCCCGTACGGAGTCGGTGCCGGGTGCGTTTGCGGAGTACACGTACATCTACCCCGAAAAGCTGACGGTTGTAGCGGGTGGCCGGGTCGATTTCCATAATTTGTACGGTACGCAGTTTACCCCCCGGCTTCATCTCAAATACAATCTAAGCGACAATCTCACGGTTCGGGCGTCGGCGGGTCGCGGCTTTCGGGTACCGAATCCGTTCGCGGAGAATTTTGGCTACCTGGTCAGTTCGCGAACCGTTGTGCTGACCGAGTCATTGCGGCCCGAAGTGTCCTGGAATTACGGGCTTGGGCTTACCAATGATTTTCAGCTGTTTTCCAAAAAGGCATCCCTGACGGTAGACTACTTCCGGACGAACTTTCAGAATCAACTGATTGTCGATCTCGAACATCCGCGCGAGTTGTACTTCTACAATCTGCGCGGCCAATCGTTTGCCAACAGTTTTCAGGTCGAACTGAACGTGCAGCCAACCCGGCGTTTTGACATTAAGGCGGCTTACCGGCTATTCGACGTGAAACAAAGCATGGGTGCGCCCTTTGGTGAGGAGCGGCTACTTCCCAAGATGATGGTGAGTCGTGATCGTATTCTGCTTAACGCGGGTTACGCCCTGCCGTTCGATAAGTGGAAGGTCGATGCAACCCTGCAATGGAACGGTCCCCGGCGTATCCCGTACCTGGGGGAAGGATACGTGCATACGGGCTACGAAAACATGCCGGTTACCAATGCGCCGGGCTTTTACAATCTTAATGCGCAGGTAAGCCGGGCTTTCCAAAGTGGCTGGGAGATTTACCTGGGGGGCGAAAACCTGACGGGCTTCCGCCAACAGAATCCGATTGTTGCCCCGAACGACCCGTTCGGCCCTGGTTTTGACGCGGGTTCGCAGGTGTGGGGACCCATAACGGGTCAGATGGTATACGCTGGTTTTCGTTTCAAACCCCAAATCTAG
- a CDS encoding Gfo/Idh/MocA family protein has protein sequence MKEHRIGIIMNGVTGRMGTNQHLMRSIVEIIKQGGVKLGPGETIIPDPILVGRDRNKLEKLCQLSGVQRMTTDVDEALADPHNVIYFDAQTTGRRAEGVRKAVQAGKHIYCEKPTAVSTDVALELYTLCQEAGLKNGVVQDKLWLPGLLKLKRLIENGFFGKILSVRGEFGYWVFEGHTIPAQRPSWNYRKEDDGGIIVDMLCHWRYVLDNLFGKVQSVSCLGATHIPERIDEQGKPYACTADDAAYATFQLENGVVAHFNSSWTVRVRRDDLLTLQVDGTKGSAVAGLRECYTQHYGNTPKPVWNPDIPQTIPFFDGWSKMPEQELFDNAFKAQWELFLKHVVNDEPFPWTLREGAKGVQLAEKGLESWAKRCWVDVPELG, from the coding sequence ATGAAAGAACACCGTATTGGCATTATCATGAACGGCGTGACGGGACGGATGGGTACCAATCAGCACCTGATGCGATCAATCGTCGAAATTATAAAACAGGGCGGGGTCAAACTCGGTCCCGGCGAAACGATCATCCCCGACCCCATTCTGGTGGGCCGCGACCGAAACAAGCTGGAAAAGCTGTGTCAGCTTTCGGGCGTACAGCGCATGACAACCGATGTTGACGAAGCCCTTGCCGACCCGCACAATGTTATTTACTTCGACGCGCAAACCACCGGACGACGAGCCGAAGGCGTTCGCAAAGCCGTACAGGCGGGCAAACATATTTATTGCGAAAAACCCACTGCTGTCAGCACCGACGTAGCGCTCGAACTGTACACGCTTTGTCAGGAAGCCGGACTAAAAAATGGCGTCGTTCAGGACAAGTTGTGGCTGCCTGGCCTGTTGAAACTCAAACGGCTGATCGAGAACGGTTTCTTCGGTAAAATTTTGTCGGTACGCGGTGAGTTCGGCTATTGGGTGTTCGAAGGCCATACCATTCCGGCCCAGCGCCCCTCCTGGAACTACCGCAAAGAAGACGATGGCGGCATCATCGTGGATATGTTGTGTCACTGGCGCTACGTGCTGGACAATTTGTTCGGGAAGGTACAATCTGTTTCGTGCTTAGGCGCTACGCACATTCCCGAACGCATCGACGAGCAAGGGAAACCGTATGCCTGCACCGCCGACGATGCCGCTTACGCTACCTTCCAACTCGAAAACGGCGTCGTTGCGCACTTCAATTCCTCCTGGACAGTCCGCGTTCGGCGCGACGATTTGCTTACGCTGCAAGTCGATGGAACGAAAGGTTCGGCGGTGGCCGGACTGCGGGAATGCTACACGCAGCATTACGGCAACACCCCGAAGCCGGTCTGGAACCCCGACATTCCCCAAACTATTCCTTTTTTTGATGGCTGGTCGAAGATGCCGGAGCAGGAGTTGTTCGACAATGCCTTTAAGGCGCAGTGGGAGCTTTTTTTAAAGCACGTCGTCAATGATGAGCCTTTCCCGTGGACCTTACGCGAGGGAGCGAAAGGCGTTCAGCTGGCCGAAAAAGGGCTGGAAAGCTGGGCAAAACGGTGCTGGGTAGACGTTCCCGAACTTGGGTAA
- a CDS encoding AraC family transcriptional regulator yields MTLTIRNMVCDRCKRVVREELERLGLTVDRLELGEVDIAKLPETITLDTVQQTLQANGFDLVQDKKQSLVEHMKVLLINEIQHLKGERLPTENYSTFLERKLGYEYSYLSGLFSASEEHTVEKYIIALKIEKVKEWLRYDELTLSEIAWRLGYSSVQHLSNQFRQVTGQTPGQFRKAAFGNRRSLDEVFKREGE; encoded by the coding sequence ATGACACTGACAATCCGAAATATGGTGTGCGACCGCTGCAAGCGCGTCGTACGGGAAGAACTCGAACGGCTTGGACTGACCGTAGACCGGCTGGAGCTTGGCGAGGTAGACATTGCGAAGTTGCCGGAGACGATTACGCTCGATACCGTTCAGCAAACCTTACAGGCGAATGGCTTTGACCTGGTTCAGGATAAAAAACAATCGCTGGTGGAGCACATGAAGGTGCTGCTGATCAATGAAATTCAACACCTGAAAGGGGAGCGGCTGCCAACCGAAAATTATTCGACGTTCCTGGAGCGTAAACTCGGCTACGAATACTCTTACCTGAGCGGCTTGTTTTCGGCCAGTGAAGAGCATACGGTCGAGAAATACATCATCGCGCTAAAAATAGAAAAGGTCAAAGAATGGCTGCGGTACGATGAGCTGACCCTAAGCGAAATCGCCTGGCGTTTGGGCTACAGCAGCGTGCAACATCTGTCGAATCAGTTTCGGCAGGTGACGGGGCAAACGCCGGGACAGTTCCGCAAAGCCGCTTTTGGCAATCGGCGGAGTCTGGACGAGGTGTTCAAGCGGGAAGGAGAGTGA
- a CDS encoding four-helix bundle copper-binding protein → MENKTMTSHVDTCFDCAKACEECATACLESGDVDSRGHDMTACIKLCRDCADICTLCGRLTARGSDFMKSFMQVCAEACEACAAECEKHADHFAHCKACAEACRKCAEECRQMAA, encoded by the coding sequence ATGGAAAATAAGACAATGACCTCGCACGTAGATACTTGTTTCGATTGCGCCAAAGCCTGTGAAGAATGCGCTACCGCCTGCCTTGAATCGGGGGATGTCGATAGCCGGGGCCACGACATGACGGCTTGCATTAAGCTCTGCCGCGACTGCGCGGATATCTGCACCTTATGCGGTCGTCTGACGGCCCGCGGTTCGGATTTCATGAAGTCGTTCATGCAAGTCTGTGCGGAAGCCTGCGAAGCCTGTGCCGCCGAGTGCGAAAAACATGCCGACCACTTTGCCCACTGTAAAGCCTGTGCCGAAGCCTGCCGCAAATGCGCGGAAGAATGCCGCCAAATGGCCGCTTAG
- a CDS encoding glycosyl hydrolase — MHINNSLQTSDLSTKLDQFWELSGQKIRLIDQHYDVSKGSPVFTVQGQYTTRGWTEWTQGFQFGSAILQFDATTETEFLEMGRQKTLTVMAPHISHIGVHDHGFNNVSTYGNLLRLMRERRIPQHDWEENFYVLALKISGAVQASRWTTIKNGGFISSFNGPHSLFVDTIRSCRAVILSHALGHVFQAEGDIKINLLERALQHIKATADYSVFYGEGRDSYDRWGRTAHESVFNVKDGNFRCPNSQQGYSGFTTWTRGLAWAMCGFAEQLEWLATRDEAEFEPFGGRTNVEAFMRKAATATCDFFIDNTPTDGIPYWDTGAPNLHRLGDYLNRPADPYNDVEPVDSSAAAIGAQGLLRLGRYLMGAGETEAGKRYWQAGLTVVDTLLAEPYISTDPTHQGLLLHSIYHQPNGWDYVPPGSNIAYGESSMWGDYHTREVALYLQRIIRNEHYYTFFNGLS, encoded by the coding sequence ATGCACATTAACAATTCGTTACAAACCTCCGATCTCTCCACAAAACTTGACCAATTCTGGGAACTGTCTGGCCAGAAAATCCGCCTGATCGACCAGCACTACGACGTATCAAAAGGATCGCCGGTTTTTACCGTACAAGGCCAGTACACCACGCGGGGCTGGACGGAATGGACGCAGGGCTTTCAGTTCGGTTCGGCCATTTTGCAATTCGACGCTACGACGGAAACCGAATTTCTGGAAATGGGTCGCCAGAAAACGCTTACCGTGATGGCCCCGCATATCAGTCACATCGGCGTCCACGACCACGGTTTCAACAACGTCAGCACGTACGGCAACCTCCTCAGACTGATGCGCGAAAGGCGTATACCTCAACATGACTGGGAAGAGAATTTTTACGTGTTAGCGCTGAAAATATCGGGAGCCGTACAGGCCAGCCGCTGGACAACCATTAAAAACGGTGGTTTTATCAGTTCGTTCAACGGCCCCCACTCGCTTTTTGTCGATACCATTCGTTCGTGTCGGGCGGTGATACTGAGCCATGCGTTGGGCCACGTTTTTCAGGCCGAAGGCGACATCAAAATCAACCTGCTGGAACGCGCGCTCCAGCACATCAAAGCCACCGCCGACTACTCGGTGTTCTACGGCGAAGGTCGCGACTCGTATGACCGGTGGGGTCGTACGGCGCACGAAAGTGTTTTCAACGTAAAGGATGGTAACTTCCGCTGTCCTAACTCGCAGCAGGGTTATTCGGGCTTTACGACCTGGACGCGGGGTCTGGCGTGGGCTATGTGCGGATTTGCCGAGCAACTCGAATGGCTGGCGACACGCGATGAAGCCGAGTTTGAACCGTTCGGTGGCCGAACAAACGTCGAGGCATTTATGCGCAAGGCAGCCACGGCAACCTGCGATTTTTTCATCGACAATACCCCCACCGACGGCATTCCGTACTGGGACACCGGCGCGCCTAATCTGCACAGACTCGGCGATTACCTCAACCGCCCGGCAGACCCGTACAACGACGTGGAGCCGGTTGACAGTTCGGCGGCAGCGATCGGTGCGCAAGGCTTGCTGCGGCTGGGCCGCTACCTGATGGGAGCCGGCGAAACGGAAGCAGGAAAGCGGTACTGGCAGGCCGGATTGACCGTCGTCGATACGTTACTGGCGGAACCGTATATAAGCACCGATCCAACGCACCAGGGGCTGCTTCTTCACTCCATTTACCACCAGCCCAACGGTTGGGATTACGTACCCCCCGGTAGCAACATTGCGTATGGCGAATCGAGCATGTGGGGCGACTACCATACCCGCGAAGTTGCCCTCTATCTGCAACGGATCATTCGCAACGAACATTACTACACGTTCTTCAACGGTCTGTCATGA
- a CDS encoding Gfo/Idh/MocA family protein, with translation MNSNQVSRRDILKAGAIGSLAAVGIPTFIPASAFGANDRIRVAVIGINGRGKDHIQGLQKQKDVEVATLCDVDSDVLRNGAAEFEKKYNKKVQTLSDLRQVYDDKNIDAVTIATPNHWHALAAIWACQAGKDVYVEKPGAHNLYEGRKLVEAATRYNRIVQHGVQLRSSVAIQEAIKHLRDGLIGKVYMARGLVYKWRPDIGDKGTSAVPGELNWNLWQGPAQTRDFSKNYVHYNWHWFWEYGNGDIGNQGIHETDLCMWGLDVGLPEEITSSGGKFLWKDCKETPETLTSIYKYPKEGKVIQFEVRPWMTNKEDGVEIGNIFYGDKGYMVINGYSDYKTFLGKERTPGPARNEGGDHYANFIEAVRTRDKSKQNGPVETAHLSSGIAHLGNIAYRLGRTLHFDPKNEVFVGDKEANQMLTRKYRAPFVVPEKV, from the coding sequence ATGAACTCAAACCAAGTTTCCCGACGCGATATCCTCAAAGCAGGGGCTATCGGTTCGCTGGCAGCGGTTGGGATACCTACTTTTATTCCGGCCAGTGCTTTCGGGGCCAATGACCGCATCCGCGTGGCGGTTATCGGCATCAACGGTCGCGGAAAAGATCACATTCAGGGCTTGCAAAAGCAGAAAGATGTGGAAGTAGCCACCCTCTGCGACGTCGATAGTGACGTGCTGCGCAACGGCGCGGCTGAGTTCGAAAAGAAGTACAACAAGAAAGTCCAGACCCTAAGCGACTTGCGGCAGGTCTACGATGACAAAAACATCGACGCCGTAACCATTGCTACCCCAAACCACTGGCACGCGCTGGCAGCTATCTGGGCGTGTCAGGCGGGGAAAGACGTGTACGTTGAGAAACCGGGCGCGCACAATTTGTACGAAGGTCGTAAACTGGTCGAAGCCGCTACCCGCTACAATCGGATCGTTCAGCATGGGGTTCAGCTGCGGAGTTCGGTAGCCATTCAGGAAGCCATCAAACACCTGCGCGACGGTCTGATCGGGAAGGTGTATATGGCGCGGGGATTGGTGTATAAATGGCGTCCCGACATTGGTGACAAAGGCACGTCGGCGGTACCGGGCGAACTAAACTGGAATCTTTGGCAGGGACCCGCCCAAACCCGCGATTTCAGCAAAAACTACGTTCACTACAACTGGCACTGGTTCTGGGAGTACGGTAACGGCGATATTGGCAATCAGGGCATTCACGAAACCGACCTGTGCATGTGGGGGCTGGACGTTGGTTTACCCGAAGAAATCACCTCGTCGGGTGGTAAGTTTCTTTGGAAAGACTGCAAGGAAACGCCCGAAACGCTCACGTCCATTTACAAATATCCCAAAGAAGGTAAAGTCATTCAGTTTGAGGTTCGCCCCTGGATGACCAACAAAGAGGATGGCGTTGAAATCGGTAACATTTTCTACGGCGACAAAGGCTACATGGTCATCAACGGTTATTCGGATTACAAAACATTCCTGGGCAAAGAACGTACGCCCGGTCCCGCCCGCAACGAAGGGGGTGATCATTACGCCAATTTCATCGAAGCCGTGCGGACGCGGGACAAGTCGAAACAGAACGGCCCCGTCGAAACGGCTCACCTATCGTCGGGCATTGCGCATCTGGGCAATATCGCGTACCGCCTGGGCCGTACGCTCCATTTTGATCCAAAAAACGAAGTATTTGTGGGTGACAAAGAAGCCAACCAGATGCTGACCCGCAAGTACCGCGCTCCGTTTGTCGTTCCCGAAAAAGTATAG
- a CDS encoding MFS transporter, with protein sequence MTTQRTVMGHLLQLPVLVAALGYLVDMYDLFLFSVVRVPSLKALGIDGDRLLSDGILLLNAQMAGLLLGGVFWGILGDKRGRLSVLFGSILLYSLANIANGFVTSLDQYALLRFVAGIGLAGELGAGITLVTEILPKEIRGYGTTLVATMGVLGAILAYFVADLFDWRISYFSGGGMGLLLLMLRVNVLESGLFVKAKQRVLPRGNVVMLFSSGRRLAKYFQCILVGLPIWFVVGILITFSPEFGKALNLSEPVVAGKAVMLSFSGQVLGDLVSGFLSQYMQSRKKVIRLFILLSLVFMLVYLLAPLRDTTLFYAVCVFLGFTNGYWTLFVTIAAELFGTNLRATVATTVPNFVRGATIPLSALFIQLKPSLGTIYSALAVGLFTLVCALIALSFLDETFTKDLDYVEEV encoded by the coding sequence ATGACTACGCAACGCACCGTGATGGGTCACCTCCTGCAACTCCCGGTGCTGGTAGCGGCATTAGGCTATCTGGTTGACATGTACGATCTGTTTCTGTTCAGCGTTGTACGGGTTCCCAGCCTCAAGGCACTCGGCATTGACGGAGACCGGTTACTCAGCGACGGAATTTTGCTGTTGAACGCCCAAATGGCGGGTCTGCTCCTCGGGGGTGTCTTCTGGGGAATCCTGGGTGATAAACGGGGTCGGCTGTCGGTTCTTTTCGGTTCAATCCTGCTGTATTCGCTGGCTAATATTGCCAACGGCTTTGTCACCTCGCTGGATCAGTATGCGCTACTCCGATTTGTGGCGGGCATCGGTCTGGCGGGTGAACTGGGAGCAGGCATTACACTCGTCACCGAAATTTTGCCCAAAGAAATTCGCGGGTACGGTACCACGCTGGTGGCTACGATGGGCGTGCTTGGTGCTATTCTCGCGTATTTTGTCGCCGATCTGTTCGACTGGCGGATCTCCTACTTTAGCGGGGGTGGTATGGGGTTACTCTTATTGATGCTGCGGGTAAACGTGTTGGAATCAGGGCTTTTCGTCAAAGCGAAACAACGGGTGTTACCGCGGGGGAACGTTGTCATGCTGTTTTCGTCCGGGCGCAGGTTAGCCAAGTATTTCCAATGCATTCTGGTCGGGCTACCGATCTGGTTCGTCGTTGGCATCCTGATTACGTTCTCGCCGGAATTTGGGAAAGCGTTAAACCTGAGCGAACCCGTCGTGGCGGGCAAAGCCGTTATGCTTAGTTTTTCGGGGCAGGTTCTGGGCGATCTGGTCAGCGGATTTCTTAGCCAGTACATGCAAAGCCGTAAAAAAGTGATCCGTCTGTTTATCCTGCTGTCGCTCGTTTTTATGCTTGTTTACCTGCTGGCTCCCTTACGCGACACCACACTTTTTTACGCCGTTTGCGTCTTTTTGGGCTTCACCAATGGCTACTGGACGCTTTTTGTTACGATTGCGGCAGAATTGTTCGGCACCAACTTACGGGCCACCGTAGCGACGACCGTTCCGAATTTTGTTCGGGGTGCTACGATTCCGCTCAGCGCACTATTTATTCAGTTGAAACCGTCTTTGGGCACGATTTACAGCGCACTGGCAGTAGGGCTTTTTACACTGGTCTGCGCACTGATCGCCCTCTCTTTCCTCGACGAAACGTTCACCAAAGATCTGGATTACGTAGAAGAAGTTTGA
- a CDS encoding 3-ketoacyl-ACP reductase, translating to MKKVAFITGGSRGIGYGIAEHLANAGFDLAINGVRPEAAVQDALNALRERGRDVLYCPGDVASPEARRTMLDAVNGHFGQLNVLVNNAGVAPKERRDILDATEESFQHVLTTNLQGAYFLTQAAANWMITQRAEQSDFWACIINVSSISATVASVNRGEYCVAKAGLSMATQLFAVRLGEYNIPVYEVRPGVIKTDMTAGVTAKYDALIENGLCVQKRWGFADDVGRAVASLARGDFPYSTGQVIMVDGGLTLPRL from the coding sequence ATGAAAAAAGTAGCTTTTATAACGGGCGGAAGCCGGGGAATCGGTTACGGCATTGCCGAACACCTGGCCAATGCCGGTTTTGATCTGGCCATCAACGGCGTACGGCCCGAAGCCGCCGTTCAGGATGCGCTAAACGCCTTACGCGAGCGAGGCCGCGACGTGTTGTATTGTCCGGGCGACGTGGCATCACCCGAAGCCCGGCGTACCATGCTGGATGCCGTCAACGGGCATTTTGGTCAGTTGAATGTATTGGTCAACAACGCCGGTGTAGCGCCCAAAGAACGTCGGGATATTCTCGACGCCACGGAAGAAAGTTTTCAGCATGTACTCACGACGAACTTACAGGGAGCTTACTTTCTCACGCAGGCAGCCGCCAACTGGATGATTACCCAACGTGCCGAGCAGTCCGACTTTTGGGCGTGTATCATCAACGTATCGTCTATTTCGGCGACGGTCGCTTCGGTCAACCGGGGTGAGTACTGCGTGGCAAAAGCGGGCCTGAGCATGGCGACCCAGTTGTTTGCGGTCCGATTGGGTGAATACAACATTCCGGTCTACGAAGTGCGGCCCGGCGTTATCAAAACGGATATGACCGCCGGGGTGACCGCCAAGTACGACGCCTTGATCGAAAATGGGCTTTGTGTTCAAAAGCGATGGGGCTTTGCCGACGATGTAGGTCGAGCCGTTGCCTCGCTGGCCAGGGGCGATTTTCCGTATTCGACGGGCCAGGTTATTATGGTCGATGGTGGACTCACCCTGCCGCGACTGTAA